The proteins below come from a single Pedobacter aquae genomic window:
- a CDS encoding sulfatase family protein, with translation MNKFFFSFYAALTAALLVPQIMFAQEKKPNIVIIYVDDLGYGDLGVTGAKGVETPNLDKMAAKGLLLTDGHCGASTCTPSRYSLLTGNYAFRNKAAILPGDAPALITPETPTIANTLKRAGYNTAVIGKWHLGLGTGNINWNGYIEMGPKEIGFDYSFLIPATGDRVPTVYTENQRVVNLDPKDPIKVSYEQKIGNRPTGTENPELLKMKADLQHSNTIVNGVSRIGFMSGGETALWKDEEFSLVLTQKAKEYMTANKANPFFLYFAFQDIHVPRVPHPMFVGKSSMGPRGDAIAQMDYCTGELMKTLDSLGIAENTLVIFSSDNGPVLDDGYDDKSVEMLGSHKPAGPYRGGKYSAFEAGTRVPTIAYWPSKIKPSVSDALFTQIDLYHSLAKLSGVKLNHNEALDSFDALPVILGKSKKGRKYIVEEAFTLAIRQGQWKYIHPVSMSTPQWLDHKKVESALSKQVQLYNLKADPTERNNIAAMHPKKVKKMQTLLEDIKNKSTRVN, from the coding sequence ATGAATAAATTCTTTTTTAGCTTTTATGCCGCTTTAACTGCTGCTTTGTTAGTTCCTCAGATCATGTTTGCTCAGGAAAAAAAGCCCAATATTGTTATTATTTATGTTGATGATTTGGGTTATGGAGATTTAGGCGTTACCGGGGCAAAAGGTGTAGAAACACCAAATTTAGACAAGATGGCCGCAAAAGGTTTATTGTTAACAGATGGGCATTGCGGCGCTTCTACTTGTACACCTTCTAGATACTCTTTACTTACTGGTAATTACGCTTTCAGAAATAAGGCTGCTATTTTACCTGGCGATGCTCCAGCATTAATTACGCCAGAGACACCAACCATTGCCAATACTTTAAAAAGAGCTGGCTATAACACCGCTGTAATTGGTAAATGGCATTTGGGTTTAGGCACAGGTAATATCAATTGGAATGGTTACATAGAAATGGGGCCTAAAGAGATTGGTTTTGATTATAGTTTCTTAATTCCGGCAACGGGAGATAGAGTGCCTACCGTTTATACCGAAAACCAAAGGGTGGTAAACTTAGACCCTAAAGACCCTATTAAAGTAAGTTACGAGCAGAAAATTGGAAACCGACCTACTGGAACAGAAAATCCTGAATTGTTAAAAATGAAAGCTGATTTACAACATAGCAATACCATTGTGAATGGTGTAAGTAGAATTGGCTTTATGAGTGGCGGAGAAACAGCTTTATGGAAAGATGAAGAGTTTTCTTTGGTTTTAACTCAAAAAGCAAAAGAATACATGACTGCCAATAAAGCCAATCCGTTTTTCTTATACTTTGCTTTTCAGGATATACATGTACCCAGAGTGCCTCACCCTATGTTTGTAGGAAAAAGCAGCATGGGCCCAAGAGGAGATGCTATTGCCCAAATGGATTATTGCACAGGCGAATTGATGAAAACCTTAGATAGCCTAGGTATTGCAGAAAACACGCTAGTTATTTTTAGTAGTGATAACGGACCCGTTTTAGACGATGGTTATGACGATAAATCGGTTGAAATGCTAGGCTCGCACAAACCAGCTGGCCCATACCGAGGAGGAAAATATAGTGCTTTTGAAGCTGGTACAAGAGTACCTACCATTGCTTATTGGCCTTCTAAAATTAAACCTAGCGTAAGTGATGCCTTATTTACACAGATAGATTTATACCACTCTTTAGCAAAACTAAGCGGTGTAAAATTAAACCATAATGAAGCTTTGGATAGTTTTGACGCCCTGCCAGTTATTTTAGGAAAAAGTAAAAAAGGCAGAAAATACATTGTAGAAGAAGCTTTTACTTTAGCCATAAGACAGGGCCAGTGGAAATACATACACCCAGTAAGCATGTCTACCCCGCAATGGCTAGACCACAAAAAAGTTGAATCTGCTTTAAGCAAGCAAGTACAATTATACAACTTAAAAGCAGACCCCACTGAAAGAAATAATATTGCCGCTATGCATCCTAAAAAGGTTAAGAAAATGCAGACTTTGTTGGAGGATATCAAGAATAAATCAACCAGGGTGAATTAA
- a CDS encoding right-handed parallel beta-helix repeat-containing protein, whose translation MKKLLFVLLLAVASISLAQAKSYYFNAKNGDDNGKGTSPESAFKTLAKIAALKLQPGDSILLASGTSFQESLILNAIKGALGKPVVVSTYPKNSPEKAIIDAKGFANGVLIQNCSFIEVSHLAVSANGGKLAPIDGKLPDMRCGVLVKANDAGRYSHINILNLTVKDVFYEEPGFTRGKDEVKTANGTQRYGWGIRFISEGDAIFENVRVEGCDIANVSHTGLKLTGKKESILNIKLINNKITNVGGPGVQMSGVKKGLVSGNQVNGSGSKSDSRNWSRGSGLWTWGTSDVIIEKNAFLNANGPGDSAGCHIDYNCNNIIVQYNLSANNAGGFCEILGNNYNCAYRYNISVNDGFRIKGKDGAFQEGKIFWLSGYIGDKVKPKGPFNSYIYNNTIYTKNDMIAQVAVATSAAGVLVANNIFHIAGPSKFVAGDQLKAEGLVQAEIENCFFQNNLFLTQNSWPKEVIIQDTKPLYGDAGFVNKGGFKLEDYIPTNSSLIKNKGITIKKINGDAIGLEVGLAVKYDILGNKITGKPDLGAIELKK comes from the coding sequence ATGAAGAAACTGTTGTTTGTATTACTGCTTGCCGTAGCCTCTATTTCTTTGGCACAGGCTAAAAGCTATTATTTTAATGCTAAAAATGGTGATGATAATGGTAAAGGGACATCGCCAGAAAGCGCTTTTAAAACTTTGGCTAAAATTGCAGCGTTAAAATTGCAACCCGGTGATTCTATTTTATTAGCAAGCGGTACAAGCTTTCAAGAATCTTTAATTTTAAACGCTATCAAAGGTGCATTGGGTAAACCTGTAGTTGTCTCCACGTATCCTAAAAATAGCCCTGAAAAAGCCATCATTGATGCTAAGGGTTTTGCAAACGGTGTGCTTATACAAAATTGCAGCTTTATAGAGGTTAGTCATCTGGCAGTATCAGCCAATGGAGGGAAGTTAGCCCCCATAGATGGTAAATTACCAGATATGAGATGCGGAGTATTGGTAAAAGCCAATGATGCGGGTAGGTATAGCCATATAAACATCCTAAATTTAACAGTTAAAGATGTTTTTTATGAAGAACCTGGCTTTACCAGAGGGAAAGACGAAGTGAAAACAGCTAATGGCACACAAAGATACGGATGGGGGATACGTTTCATCAGCGAGGGTGATGCCATATTTGAAAACGTTAGGGTAGAAGGCTGTGATATTGCCAATGTAAGTCATACCGGTTTAAAATTAACAGGTAAAAAAGAAAGTATCCTTAATATTAAACTCATCAATAACAAAATTACCAATGTGGGTGGCCCCGGGGTGCAGATGTCTGGCGTTAAAAAAGGTTTGGTAAGCGGTAACCAAGTTAATGGCTCTGGAAGTAAAAGCGATAGCAGAAATTGGAGCAGGGGAAGTGGTTTGTGGACATGGGGTACCTCTGATGTTATCATAGAAAAGAATGCTTTCTTAAATGCCAATGGTCCCGGAGATTCTGCCGGTTGCCATATAGACTATAACTGTAATAATATTATTGTGCAATACAATTTAAGCGCAAATAACGCTGGCGGTTTTTGCGAAATTTTAGGTAATAACTACAATTGCGCTTACCGTTATAACATCAGTGTAAACGATGGTTTTAGGATAAAAGGAAAAGATGGCGCTTTCCAAGAAGGTAAAATATTTTGGCTAAGCGGTTACATTGGCGATAAAGTAAAACCTAAAGGGCCGTTTAATAGCTATATCTATAACAATACTATTTATACCAAAAATGATATGATAGCGCAAGTAGCCGTGGCCACAAGTGCAGCGGGTGTTTTGGTAGCTAATAATATATTTCATATAGCAGGGCCAAGTAAATTTGTTGCCGGCGACCAGCTAAAGGCAGAAGGTTTAGTACAGGCTGAAATTGAGAACTGCTTTTTCCAAAACAATTTATTCTTAACCCAAAATAGCTGGCCTAAAGAAGTTATTATTCAAGATACAAAGCCCCTTTACGGCGATGCTGGTTTTGTTAATAAAGGTGGCTTTAAGTTAGAAGATTACATCCCAACAAATAGTTCTTTAATCAAAAATAAGGGCATTACCATTAAAAAAATTAATGGCGATGCTATTGGCTTAGAAGTAGGTTTAGCGGTTAAGTACGATATTTTAGGAAATAAAATTACAGGCAAGCCAGATTTAGGCGCCATAGAACTTAAGAAATAG
- a CDS encoding sulfatase family protein, translated as MRKLIFFLPFVLCLTMQIQAQNAKPNVIVILADDLGYQDVGFNGCKDIPTPNIDKIAKNGVVFKNGYVTYAVCGPSRAGLITGRYQDRFGFSRNPLLAPHDIDMGLPLSEETMADILKKSGYKSTVLGKWHLGSHPALHPLKRGFDEFFGFVDGGHQYFPESWTLNDITETRTQNDGYRTKLLRGNKPIEEKEYLTDALSREAVEFIGRNTKTPFFIYLAYNAPHSPLQATSKYLDRFSAIQNPKRKTYAAMVSAMDDGVGAVLQQLKDKGLEKNTMVVFLSDNGGPENDNASDNGILRGQKSNFWDGGIKVPFAIQWPGKIKAGTVYEKPVISLDILATVVASVKAKINPAKPLDGVNLLPYLNGENKKAPHDYLFWRNYDQDIIAVRTEKHKIVVTKAFNEELFNSLEDIAEKTNLFQDDKQTFDKLMQQWKVWNGQLKEPLFLGLTQEKQYNELNPKRFVFDK; from the coding sequence ATGAGAAAATTAATTTTTTTCTTGCCTTTTGTGTTGTGTTTAACGATGCAAATTCAAGCTCAAAATGCTAAACCTAATGTAATTGTTATTCTAGCAGATGATTTAGGCTATCAGGATGTTGGCTTTAACGGTTGTAAAGATATTCCTACACCCAATATAGACAAGATTGCTAAAAACGGTGTTGTTTTTAAAAATGGCTATGTTACTTATGCAGTTTGTGGCCCAAGTAGGGCAGGCTTAATTACAGGTAGATATCAAGATAGGTTTGGCTTTAGTAGAAACCCGTTATTAGCTCCGCATGATATTGATATGGGACTTCCTTTAAGCGAAGAAACCATGGCAGATATTCTGAAGAAAAGCGGTTACAAAAGTACTGTCTTGGGTAAATGGCATTTAGGTTCGCACCCTGCATTACATCCTTTAAAAAGAGGTTTTGATGAGTTTTTTGGTTTTGTAGATGGCGGACATCAGTATTTTCCAGAAAGCTGGACCTTAAATGATATTACCGAAACCAGAACACAAAACGATGGTTACAGAACCAAATTACTAAGAGGTAATAAACCAATTGAGGAAAAAGAGTATTTAACCGATGCTTTATCTAGAGAAGCCGTTGAATTTATCGGTAGAAATACCAAAACGCCATTTTTTATTTATTTAGCTTATAATGCGCCACATTCTCCATTACAAGCCACCAGTAAATATTTAGATAGGTTTTCAGCCATTCAAAATCCGAAAAGGAAAACTTATGCAGCTATGGTTAGCGCTATGGATGATGGTGTTGGCGCTGTACTTCAACAACTAAAAGATAAAGGTTTAGAGAAAAATACCATGGTTGTTTTCCTTTCGGATAACGGCGGACCAGAAAATGATAATGCTTCTGATAATGGGATTTTACGTGGCCAAAAATCTAATTTTTGGGATGGCGGTATTAAAGTACCTTTTGCTATACAATGGCCGGGGAAAATTAAAGCTGGTACGGTGTATGAAAAACCAGTTATCTCTTTAGATATTTTAGCTACCGTTGTAGCATCGGTTAAGGCAAAAATTAATCCTGCTAAACCATTAGATGGGGTTAACCTATTGCCTTATTTAAACGGCGAAAATAAAAAAGCACCACATGATTATTTGTTTTGGAGAAATTACGATCAGGATATAATTGCTGTAAGAACAGAAAAGCATAAGATTGTAGTTACCAAAGCTTTTAATGAAGAATTGTTTAATAGCTTAGAAGATATAGCAGAGAAAACAAACCTTTTTCAAGATGATAAACAAACTTTTGATAAGTTAATGCAACAATGGAAAGTTTGGAATGGGCAGTTGAAAGAGCCTTTGTTTTTAGGTTTAACACAAGAAAAACAATATAACGAGCTAAACCCTAAACGCTTTGTTTTTGATAAGTAA
- a CDS encoding two-component regulator propeller domain-containing protein, protein MFKRIIYCLCFLFYSFSAKAQENIYTYLSIDNGLVNNEVTSIKQDKYGFLWFGTRGGLNHYDGYNLKLLRNKSSSANNLSSQAVEAMYAGKEYLWIGTKTGGLNKYDFSKDSITSYTIPGVDGVIDIFAVYEDKNGDVFVGSSKGLYYLNQKTQKFNQIDKSIANSILADDRGIIWTATTSGLRNYGKNKKLISEIKFGLNSVTLTSLALDKTNHTLYIGSWTKGLFSYNYLTKAFKNYTNNPKKPNSLSNNNTYRVLLDQNRTLWVGTWGGGLNKFNINTQTFTPYVFSSADNLNYINKVVLSIEQDHSGVIWFGTEGGIYRINPQKKKFYNITHQYNKPGSILNTHIVSVLKDSNHALWIGTKDGGLVYSADGKTFSKVDLPLPASLNFRVNNVLQDGSKLWIGTNEGLFIMDGLKPNSKISRYISSDEKTSISANKITTIIKDKAGVIWLGTQSNGLNRVIGYKKTGEPLVKRYALSSSPDKLQSERITAMLNDDKGRLWIGTFNGLHLYDSAKDGFKNFQHYTKDSTSISNSIVLSIAQDQKGTLWVGTPNGLNKLIEQPNKITFKNYFAGDNFPNDYIHAILPDKKSRIWISTNKGLASFNTEKEEFKNFDIRDGLLSNAFAENAAFADQKGIFYFGGIKGITYFNPDSIKINTMLPPVYFTNLLINNKQVIVGEEIEGNVVLKQSLLTTPHITLNYKQDFLTVSFAALDYHASDKNQYSYRLKGFEKDWVNAGRRRNVTYTNLPAGNYTLEVKASNSDNIWNDKGAALKITILPPPWKTWWAKLIYVTVFLFLLWLSRYIGLNRLKLKNKLELANLSLKREREITEIKSKLFTNISHEFRTPLTLMIGPLDDLSRTDNLNFGVRKVVLSLQDQAKRLLNLVNQLLDFQKAESDKLSLNASKGNMVSFSKQIFYSFRNEANRRNIKFNFSSSSSQIMLDFDEEKMTIILYNLLANAFKFSEADGTVSLTVNAIEQQNNPFCELIVSDTGKGISDSEKEKIFDRFYQVAKAEAGKFAGTGIGLAFTKDLVLLHNGSITVDSELQKGSSFRILLPLHAKHVADDAPVYEDLEEEEDLNPQDDILEDIELATHANESTKPIALIVEDNTEVNEYLVSLLKPHYQTFSAFNGKEGLKLALDMIPDVMISDVMMPEMDGYELCHKIKSALSTSHIPVILLTAQSDSSAHLKGVNEGADVYLSKPFNSPILLSHIRNVLESRRKLKELFTQKVSLGPSEVEITSFEGEFIKKIIVKIEDNLSNSSFNIDELAEEMNMSRSTFYRKLKAITDMSGSEFIRFIKIQRSAQLLVSGEFTIKQIAYEVGFNNTKHFRKCFIKQYNMTPSDYIKKETGQIQEDEKDEE, encoded by the coding sequence ATGTTTAAACGTATAATTTATTGCTTGTGCTTCTTATTTTATTCTTTTAGCGCCAAAGCTCAAGAGAATATTTATACTTATTTATCTATTGATAATGGGCTGGTAAATAATGAAGTTACATCTATAAAGCAAGATAAATACGGTTTCTTATGGTTTGGTACCAGAGGCGGGCTTAACCATTATGATGGTTACAATCTTAAATTATTAAGAAATAAATCAAGTTCTGCCAATAATTTATCAAGCCAAGCGGTAGAAGCCATGTATGCTGGTAAAGAGTATTTGTGGATAGGTACTAAAACAGGCGGCTTAAATAAATACGATTTTTCAAAAGATAGCATTACCAGCTATACCATACCCGGTGTAGATGGTGTTATAGATATATTTGCAGTTTATGAAGATAAAAACGGAGATGTTTTTGTTGGCTCTTCTAAAGGGCTGTATTATCTGAACCAAAAAACACAAAAATTTAATCAAATAGATAAAAGTATTGCCAATAGCATCTTGGCTGATGATAGAGGAATTATTTGGACGGCTACTACCAGCGGCTTAAGAAATTACGGTAAAAACAAAAAACTCATCTCAGAAATTAAATTTGGTCTTAACTCTGTTACGCTTACTTCATTAGCTTTAGATAAGACAAATCATACGCTTTATATAGGCAGCTGGACTAAAGGCTTATTTTCTTATAACTATTTAACTAAAGCTTTTAAGAATTATACCAACAACCCTAAAAAGCCCAATAGCCTAAGCAATAATAATACATACAGGGTTTTGTTAGACCAAAACAGAACTTTATGGGTAGGCACTTGGGGCGGTGGATTAAATAAATTCAATATCAATACCCAAACTTTTACGCCTTATGTTTTTTCATCGGCAGATAATTTAAACTATATCAATAAAGTTGTTTTAAGTATAGAACAAGATCATTCTGGTGTAATATGGTTTGGTACAGAGGGTGGTATTTACAGAATAAACCCGCAGAAAAAGAAGTTTTACAACATCACCCACCAGTATAATAAACCTGGTAGCATACTTAACACACACATTGTTTCTGTTTTAAAAGACAGCAATCATGCTTTATGGATAGGTACTAAAGATGGTGGCTTGGTTTATTCTGCTGATGGCAAAACTTTCAGCAAAGTTGATTTACCCCTGCCAGCTAGCTTAAATTTTAGGGTAAATAATGTTTTACAAGATGGTAGTAAGCTATGGATAGGCACTAACGAAGGCTTATTTATCATGGATGGCTTAAAGCCAAACAGTAAGATTAGCAGGTACATCAGCTCTGATGAGAAAACAAGCATCAGTGCAAATAAAATTACAACCATTATTAAAGATAAAGCTGGTGTAATTTGGCTAGGAACCCAAAGTAACGGACTCAATAGGGTTATTGGTTATAAAAAAACGGGAGAACCTTTAGTGAAAAGATATGCCCTTTCATCATCACCAGATAAACTACAGAGCGAGCGTATTACCGCTATGCTTAATGATGATAAAGGCAGATTATGGATTGGTACATTTAATGGATTACATCTTTATGATAGCGCTAAAGATGGTTTTAAAAACTTCCAACATTATACAAAAGATTCTACATCTATTAGCAATAGTATTGTTTTAAGTATAGCGCAAGACCAAAAAGGTACGCTATGGGTAGGCACACCAAACGGATTAAATAAGCTGATAGAACAGCCAAACAAAATCACTTTTAAGAATTATTTTGCTGGCGATAATTTTCCTAACGATTATATACACGCCATCTTACCTGATAAAAAATCAAGAATTTGGATAAGTACCAATAAAGGTTTGGCCAGCTTTAATACTGAAAAAGAAGAATTTAAAAATTTTGATATTAGAGATGGTTTACTGTCTAACGCTTTTGCAGAAAACGCTGCTTTTGCAGACCAAAAAGGCATTTTTTATTTTGGTGGGATAAAGGGCATCACTTATTTTAATCCGGATAGTATTAAGATTAATACCATGCTGCCTCCGGTATATTTTACCAATTTATTAATCAATAATAAGCAGGTTATTGTTGGCGAAGAAATAGAAGGAAATGTAGTTTTAAAACAATCTTTACTAACAACACCACACATTACTTTAAACTATAAACAAGATTTCTTAACTGTTTCTTTTGCGGCTTTAGATTACCATGCATCTGATAAAAACCAATATTCTTACCGACTTAAAGGCTTTGAAAAAGATTGGGTGAATGCCGGACGCAGACGTAATGTAACCTATACCAATTTACCTGCAGGCAATTATACTTTAGAAGTAAAAGCATCTAATAGCGATAATATTTGGAACGATAAAGGCGCTGCTTTAAAAATCACCATATTGCCACCACCATGGAAAACTTGGTGGGCAAAACTTATTTATGTAACGGTTTTCTTATTTCTACTGTGGCTATCTAGATACATTGGCTTAAACAGGCTGAAATTAAAAAACAAATTAGAACTGGCTAACCTTAGTCTAAAAAGAGAGCGTGAGATAACAGAAATTAAATCGAAATTATTTACCAATATTTCTCATGAGTTTAGAACACCGCTAACCTTAATGATAGGTCCGCTTGATGATTTATCTAGAACAGACAACTTAAACTTTGGCGTTAGAAAAGTGGTTTTAAGTCTTCAAGACCAAGCTAAAAGGTTGTTAAATTTGGTTAATCAACTATTAGATTTCCAGAAAGCAGAATCCGATAAGCTTAGCCTAAATGCTAGTAAAGGGAATATGGTTTCTTTCAGCAAGCAAATATTTTACTCGTTCAGGAATGAAGCGAACAGAAGAAATATAAAATTTAACTTTTCTAGCTCTAGCAGCCAAATCATGCTTGATTTTGATGAGGAGAAAATGACTATCATTTTATATAACTTATTGGCTAATGCATTTAAATTCTCTGAAGCCGACGGAACTGTAAGTTTAACTGTAAATGCTATTGAACAACAAAATAATCCTTTTTGCGAGCTCATTGTGAGCGATACAGGTAAAGGCATCAGCGACAGCGAAAAAGAAAAAATATTTGATAGATTTTACCAGGTTGCTAAAGCCGAGGCTGGTAAATTTGCGGGTACTGGTATTGGTTTAGCTTTTACTAAAGACCTAGTTTTATTGCATAACGGTAGTATTACTGTGGATAGTGAACTACAAAAAGGCAGCTCTTTCCGCATATTATTGCCTCTACACGCTAAGCATGTTGCAGATGACGCTCCTGTTTATGAAGATTTAGAAGAGGAAGAAGATTTAAACCCGCAAGACGATATTTTAGAGGATATAGAATTGGCTACCCATGCCAATGAAAGTACAAAACCTATAGCCCTTATTGTGGAAGATAATACCGAAGTAAATGAATATTTGGTTTCTTTACTTAAACCTCATTACCAAACATTTTCTGCGTTTAACGGGAAAGAAGGCTTAAAATTAGCTTTAGATATGATACCGGATGTGATGATTAGTGATGTAATGATGCCCGAAATGGATGGCTATGAGTTATGCCATAAGATAAAATCGGCCTTAAGCACTTCACATATTCCGGTTATTTTGCTTACTGCTCAATCAGACTCATCAGCACATTTAAAAGGTGTAAATGAAGGTGCCGATGTTTATTTATCCAAACCTTTTAATTCGCCTATACTACTTTCTCATATAAGAAATGTGCTAGAATCTAGAAGGAAATTAAAAGAGCTGTTTACCCAAAAAGTAAGTTTAGGACCAAGTGAAGTAGAGATAACTTCTTTTGAAGGCGAATTTATCAAGAAAATCATTGTTAAAATAGAAGATAACTTAAGCAATTCTAGCTTTAATATTGATGAATTGGCAGAGGAAATGAATATGAGTCGTTCTACCTTTTACCGTAAGCTAAAAGCTATTACAGATATGTCTGGCTCAGAATTTATCAGGTTTATTAAGATACAAAGAAGTGCACAACTGCTTGTATCCGGAGAGTTTACCATTAAACAAATTGCTTATGAGGTTGGCTTTAACAATACCAAACACTTTAGAAAATGCTTTATCAAACAATATAACATGACCCCTTCAGATTACATCAAAAAAGAAACAGGCCAAATTCAGGAGGATGAAAAAGATGAAGAATAA
- a CDS encoding sialate O-acetylesterase, whose product MNFTKPKYIIFFLCFVAFRAIAQDIKVASIFGDNMVLQQAIHIPVWGTAAAKQEIKIIFGGKSFETIADESGKWFVKLPKMRANRIPQELKIISKSDTLILKNILIGEVWLASGQSNMQMKLSETNQAAEEIKHANYNQIRLFNVGLNISHQPLNNVKGSWKVCNQTNAGGFSAAAYYFAKDLHQDQNVPVGIISASWGATPVEAWTSGESLLQHPDFKDSVLKYQKLEANWDLLYRNYLNEVELAKKATPPAKAPVLPKEKNYPTALFNAMIAPIIPYEIKGVIWYQGENNASRAAQYHSLFPLLIKDWRTKWQKDEMPFLFVQLANFRAKNEEPVFTDPWALLREAQTATLKVPHTAMAVAIDIGDAKDIHPKNKKDVGKRLYLAASAIAYDKAVVYSGPTFASSATKKMRLY is encoded by the coding sequence ATGAATTTTACCAAGCCTAAGTATATTATTTTCTTTTTGTGTTTTGTTGCTTTTAGAGCTATTGCTCAGGATATTAAGGTTGCTAGTATTTTTGGAGATAACATGGTACTGCAACAAGCTATACACATTCCTGTTTGGGGTACAGCAGCAGCAAAGCAAGAAATTAAAATCATTTTTGGAGGTAAAAGCTTCGAAACTATTGCAGATGAAAGTGGGAAATGGTTTGTGAAATTACCCAAAATGCGAGCTAATCGTATTCCGCAAGAACTTAAAATCATTTCAAAAAGTGATACGCTAATTCTAAAGAATATTCTTATTGGTGAAGTTTGGCTAGCTTCCGGACAATCTAATATGCAGATGAAATTATCAGAAACCAACCAAGCTGCTGAGGAAATAAAACATGCAAATTATAATCAGATAAGACTTTTCAACGTTGGCTTGAATATCAGTCATCAACCCTTAAATAATGTTAAAGGAAGCTGGAAAGTGTGTAATCAAACAAATGCGGGAGGCTTTTCTGCCGCAGCTTATTATTTTGCTAAAGATTTACATCAAGATCAAAACGTACCTGTTGGTATTATTTCTGCATCATGGGGGGCAACTCCTGTTGAAGCATGGACATCCGGCGAAAGCCTTCTCCAACATCCAGATTTTAAAGATTCTGTTCTCAAATATCAAAAGCTTGAAGCTAACTGGGACTTACTTTACCGTAATTATTTAAATGAAGTAGAGCTGGCAAAAAAAGCAACGCCCCCTGCTAAAGCGCCAGTACTTCCAAAAGAGAAAAATTACCCAACGGCACTTTTTAATGCCATGATAGCGCCTATTATTCCTTATGAAATTAAAGGTGTTATTTGGTATCAGGGAGAAAATAATGCTAGTAGGGCAGCCCAGTACCATAGCTTATTTCCATTACTGATTAAGGATTGGCGCACCAAATGGCAAAAAGATGAAATGCCTTTTTTATTTGTGCAGCTAGCAAATTTTAGAGCCAAAAATGAAGAACCTGTTTTTACAGACCCTTGGGCTTTATTGAGAGAAGCACAAACGGCTACATTAAAAGTACCGCATACTGCTATGGCTGTTGCTATAGATATTGGTGATGCTAAAGATATTCATCCCAAAAACAAAAAGGATGTAGGAAAAAGACTTTATTTGGCAGCTAGCGCTATAGCTTATGATAAAGCTGTGGTTTACAGCGGGCCTACTTTTGCGTCTTCAGCAACTAAAAAAATGCGGTTATATTGA